A window of the Fusarium poae strain DAOMC 252244 chromosome 3, whole genome shotgun sequence genome harbors these coding sequences:
- a CDS encoding hypothetical protein (BUSCO:8533at5125), producing MEASRYAAKDMLRLRRTHSPDKEVCYKLAERVDEDNDLGDIIRTEAAHSLSLIVEESGGSSDSDDQFRRGAAQQLDGTDSERQYQVRNDSEISRAPIVAPADLSTQKSEGFQKFYNSVMSPTHVRVTAGGRIVPNTRGPPSPISKWKRERGSLDGQIHSRTLSGNQPEGFAYPVMPPSWGHMTAMVPPQTQGPMPGMTMRPPEGYALMAPPPMGYNMAAVPYNQFPPSNVSIQHPNQAGYFNKHSDMGMEPARNVHLSPVEQFDPTRPFYYNGQLLIANGNNLYPINVAPQMSFVTAHAPSQPVSRPSDDYMAHSEKYSRVPSRQLDPSPMNSKPTMEDMSRATSPPYSSIRPSSITQKQLEVLRSQKKYHQDQLQYNKHQIDLRDMEQRLHKICLEIEKFERLYSTQLEFEARKYPKLESPDEANSNSSAGYPHSRSGSDGGIAINTMATSGYGNQEPGAQAHNRSVSVLGPAKPATTVTSANNSHTLKNDNGQQRKPSSLPVNAALAPVFQPRSEISGSFVATDQTDEAARARHWESMSKATASWRSSYFAKEIEALNNLGPPYLVGKLKPGVLPQDARRDDYIYERELTADEERARCIYWEKTPHYFHDGLPKYDGKDFYPAPGAKENSLHAGNTTSQTLSNPAETQASPTKSRYAVPFNSVSKAARGSARNLFDEVTRSESLHRTDDSLRASSNSEIPRSESHAAHAGSRYTDFRRAINEITRVSSEKFQAKVSDDSAEEEGSLIFKGRQATDRAISSKYASDIWSTMRKKGKTSANVIAGQVSPMTAQGVLPHYSGHATASLTPTITINPRGHAARQGEMNPSASAHTTLGRREENRPPLELLEQQLRSASFQDKNLHGLSAR from the exons ATGGAGGCCTCCAGATACGCCGCCAAGGACATGCTGCGTTTACGCCGCACCCATTCGCCTGACAAAGAGGTTTGCTACAAACTCGCTGAAAGAGTCGACGAAGACAACGATTTGG GAGATATCATTCGCACCGAAGCTGCGCACTCGCTTTCCCTTATCGTTGAGGAGAGTGGCGGTTCCAGTGATTCAGATGATCAGTTTCGCCGAGGCGCTGCTCAGCAGCTTGATGGTACCGACTCAGAGCGACAGTACCAAGTCCGAAACGATTCTGAGATTAGCCGGGCACCAATTGTGGCACCGGCAGATCTTTCGACTCAGAAATCGGAGGGCTTCCAGAAGTTCTACAACTCTGTCATGTCTCCCACTCATGTTCGAGTCACTGCTGGTGGCCGGATCGTGCCCAACACACGCGGTCCACCTTCTCCCATATCAAAGTGGAAACGAGAGCGTGGCTCGCTCGACGGTCAAATTCACTCTCGCACCCTGAGCGGCAATCAACCTGAGGGCTTCGCCTACCCCGTTATGCCTCCAAGTTGGGGACACATGACTGCTATGGTTCCTCCCCAAACTCAAGGCCCCATGCctgggatgacgatgagACCTCCAGAGGGGTACGCTCTCATGGCGCCTCCTCCCATGGGCTACAACATGGCTGCTGTCCCTTACAATCAGTTCCCTCCCTCCAATGTTTCCATTCAACACCCGAACCAAGCTGGCTACTTTAACAAACATTCCGATATGGGAATGGAACCGGCGCGAAATGTCCATCTCTCACCCGTCGAGCAGTTCGATCCTACCCGACCTTTCTACTACAACGGACAATTGCTGATTGCAAACGGAAACAACTTGTACCCCATCAACGTGGCTCCTCAGATGAGTTTCGTTACTGCACATGCGCCTTCTCAGCCCGTCTCTCGCCCAAGTGATGACTACATGGCCCATTCTGAGAAGTATAGCCGTGTGCCTTCGCGACAGCTCGACCCGTCTCCGATGAACTCAAAGCCTACTATGGAAGATATGTCTCGCGCTACTAGTCCTCCCTACTCGTCGATCCGGCCCAGTTCCATCACCCAGAAGCAGCTGGAGGTCCTCCGTAGTCAAAAGAAGTATCATCAAGACCAGCTTCAATACAACAAGCACCAAATCGATCTTCGAGATATGGAACAGCGGCTCCACAAGATCTGTCTTGAAATTGAAAAGTTTGAGCGCTTGTATTCGACACAGCTCGAGTTTGAGGCTCGGAAGTATCCCAAGCTTGAATCTCCCGACGAAGCCAACTCCAACTCATCCGCTGGCTATCCCCATAGTCGCAGTGGCTCTGACGGTGGCATTGCTATTAACACAATGGCCACCTCGGGGTATGGAAACCAGGAACCGGGCGCTCAGGCTCACAATCGCTCGGTGAGTGTTCTCGGCCCGGCCAAACCGGCTACGACAGTTACTTCGGCCAATAACTCCCACACTTTGAAGAATGACAATGGGCAGCAACGCAAGCCTTCGAGTCTTCCGGTCAATGCTGCTTTGGCGCCGGTCTTCCAGCCCCGATCCGAGATCAGTGGTTCTTTCGTTGCAACGGACCAGACTGACGAAGCTGCACGAGCTCGACATTGGGAGAGCATGTCTAAAGCCACTGCCTCTTGGCGTTCATCGTATTTCGCCAAGGAGATTGAAGCCCTGAACAATTTGGGCCCCCCTTATCTCGTTGGCAAGCTCAAACCAGGAGTCTTGCCCCAAGACGCCAGACGTGACGATTACATCTACGAGCGTGAGCTTACAGCGGATGAAGAACGTGCTCGCTGCATTTACTGGGAAAAGACTCCTCATTACTTCCATGACGGTCTTCCCAAGTATGATGGCAAGGACTTCTACCCAGCTCCCGGCGCTAAGGAGAACTCTTTGCATGCAGGCAACACTACCTCTCAAACCCTATCCAACCCAGCCGAGACGCAGGCATCGCCTACCAAGTCCAGATACGCTGTTCCGTTCAACAGCGTTTCTAAGGCTGCGAGAGGCTCCGCTCGAAATCTCTTCGATGAGGTCACTCGTTCCGAGTCTTTGCACCGTACCGACGACTCACTCCGCGCAAGTTCCAATTCTGAGATCCCTCGGTCCGAGTCTCACGCTGCTCACGCTGGTTCTCGATACACTGATTTCCGCCGTGCCATCAATGAGATCACACGAGTTTCGAGTGAGAAATTCCAGGCCAAAGTCTCTGACGACTCTGCTGAAGAAGAGGGCAGTCTGATCTTCAAAGGACGCCAGGCAACGGACCGAGCTATCAG TAGCAAGTATGCGAGCGACATCTGGTCAACCATGCGCAAGAAGGGTAAAACTAGCGCCAACGTGATTGCTGGTCAGGTGTCTCCCATGACAGCTCAAGGTGTCCTCCCTCACTACTCGGGCCATGCTACCGCATCCCTGACCCcgaccatcaccatcaatcCTCGTGGCCATGCTGCCAGACAGGGCGAAATGAAcccttcagcttcagctcaCACTACTCTTGGGAGACGGGAAGAGAACAGACCTccccttgagcttcttgaacaGCAGCTCCGCAGTGCCAGCTTCCAAGACAAGAACCTTCATGGGCTCTCGGCTCGTTGA
- a CDS encoding hypothetical protein (TransMembrane:1 (i71-90o)~BUSCO:42200at5125), whose protein sequence is MNFAPRLARNSARAASSPWSCFFCQNARPKAQRTGLNFVRNASNQPPRPRQPYTPTMEEIRAHYSKKNRTIAYYTLSTILGFVALTYGSVPLYKMICQTTGWGGQPIRAHGGPGSEDGDLASRLVPVKDAKRIKVTFSASVSDVLPWKFVPQQREVRVLPGETALAFYKATNKSDQDIIGVATYSVTPAQCAPYFSKIQCFCFEEQRLNAGETVDMPVFFYLDPDLLNDMNMKGVETVTLSYTFFKARYDNNGRFQRPMSK, encoded by the exons ATGAACTTCGCGCCTCGACTTGCGCGAAACTCAGCCCGAGCGGCTTCCTCGCCATGGTCATGCTTCTTCTGCCAAAATGCCCGACCGAAGGCGCAGCGAACAGGCCTCAACTTTGTCCGCAATGCCTCCAACCAGCCCCCGAGACCGAGACAGCCTTATACCCCCACGATGGAGGAGATTCGTGCGCATTATAGCAAGAAGAACAGGACGATAGC GTACTACACCTTGAGTACAATCCTCGGATTTGTTGCGCTTACCTATGGCTCAGTGCCGCTTTACAAGATG ATCTGTCAAACCACTGGCTGGGGAGGTCAACCTATACGTGCTCATGGTGGTCCCGGCTCCGAGGATGGCGATCTCGCAAGCCGACTCGTTCCCGTCAAAGACGCCAAGCGAATTAAGGTCACCTTCAGCGCCTCTGTCTCCGACGTCCTTCCTTGGAAATTTGTTCCTCAGCAGCGCGAAGTCCGTGTCCTTCCCGGCGAGACTGCGCTAGCTTTCTACAAGGCGACCAACAAGAGCGATCAGGATATCATTGGAGTGGCCACATACAGTGTGACGCCCGCCCAGTGCGCGCCGTATTTCAGCAAGATCCAGTGCTTCTGCTTCGAAGAGCAGCGTCTCAATGCAGGCGAGACTGTGGACATGCCTGTTTTCTTCTACTTGGACCCTGATCTGCTCAACGATATGAACATGAAGGGTGTCGAGACAGTGACGCTTAGTTATACATTCTTCA AAGCAAGATACGACAACAACGGACGGTTCCAGAGGCCTATGTCGAAATAG